From Chiroxiphia lanceolata isolate bChiLan1 chromosome 11, bChiLan1.pri, whole genome shotgun sequence, the proteins below share one genomic window:
- the THOC7 gene encoding THO complex subunit 7 homolog, translating into MGAVTDDEVIRKRLLIDGDGAGDDRRINLLVKSFIKWCNSGSQEEGYSQYQRMLSTLSQCEFSMGKTLLVYDMNLREMENYEKIYKDIENSIAAAHEKISECKKQILQAKRIRKNRQEYDALAKVIQHHPDRHETLKQLEALGKELQNLSHIKENVEDKLELRRKQFHVLLSTIHELQQTLENDEKLSEAEESQETQMEAEAKQ; encoded by the exons ATGGGGGCCGTGACCGACG ATGAAGTTATCCGCAAGCGGCTGCTGATCGATGGCGACGGAGCTGGCGACGACAGGCGGATCAATTTGTTGGTGAAGAGTTTCATTAAGTGGTGTAATTCCGGATCTCAAGAGGAAGG TTATAGCCAGTACCAACGAATGCTGAGTACTTTGTCACAGTGTGAATTTTCGATGGGAAAAACTCTTCTGGTGTATGACATGAACctgagagaaatggaaaattatgaaaaaatctATAAGGATATAG aaaatagtataGCTGCAGCCCATGAGAAGATTTCTGAATGCAAAAAACAAATCCTGCAAGCAAAAAGGATTCGAAAGAATCGCCAGG AATATGATGCATTGGCCAAAGTCATACAGCATCATCCAGACAGACATGAAACATTGAA GCAGCTGGAAGCTTTGggaaaagaactgcaaaaccTTTCtcacattaaagaaaatgttgaagATAAG TTGgagctgagaagaaaacagttcCATGTTCTCCTGAGCACTATCCATGAACTTCAGCAAACCCTGGAGA ATGatgaaaaactttcagaagCTGAAGAATCCCAAGAAACTCAAATGGAAGCAGAGGCCAAGCAGTAG